In Pseudomonas grandcourensis, the DNA window CAACGCGCAACTGGGTTTCGCGGGTAAAGGTGGTGGTCACGACGAAAAACAGCAGCAGGACAAACACCACGTCGATCAGCGACACGAGGTTGATGTCCACGTTCTCCCGTTGCTTGCGGCGGAATTTCACGCTTTGCCCTCGGCCAGATCAACGTCACGGTCGCCCTGCACCACTTCAACCAGCTTGATGGCTTCCTGCTCCATGCCCACGACGAGCTCATCAATGCGCCGTTGCAGAAAACGGTGGAAGAACACCGACGGGATACCGACGATCAGACCCGAAGCCGTGGTAATCAAGGCTTTGGAAATACCGCCGGCCAGCACTGCGGCGTTGGTCGTCATGCCGGTGCCCATGAACGAACTGAAGATATCGATCATGCCCAACACGGTACCAAGCAGACCCAGCAACGGCGCCATGGCGGCGATGGTGCCCAGCGCGTTGATGTAGCGCTCCAACTCGTGGATCACCCGGGCAGCAGCCTCTTCGATGCACTCTTTCATGATCTCGCGACCATGCCTGGAGTTGGCCAGGCCGGCCGCCAGGATCTCGCCCAACGGGGAGTTGGCGCGCAGTTCCTTGAGTTTTTC includes these proteins:
- a CDS encoding MotA/TolQ/ExbB proton channel family protein, with the protein product MWELVKSGGWMMLPIILSSIAAMAIVAERLWTLRASRVTPEHLLGQVWVWIKDKQLNKEKLKELRANSPLGEILAAGLANSRHGREIMKECIEEAAARVIHELERYINALGTIAAMAPLLGLLGTVLGMIDIFSSFMGTGMTTNAAVLAGGISKALITTASGLIVGIPSVFFHRFLQRRIDELVVGMEQEAIKLVEVVQGDRDVDLAEGKA